In Gemmatimonadales bacterium, a genomic segment contains:
- a CDS encoding ABC transporter permease, producing MDTLIRDLRYAVRTLLKRPGFTLVAVLTLALGIGANTAIFTVIDAVLLRPLPYAQPDRLVDINHFYPSLNNLRAGVSVPGFRDYSARRDVFEHSAVETPAAMNLTGAGEPERVNLIRVSGDFFTTLGVAAALGRTLRPDEAQAGHDHVVVLTDGFWKRKFGADRGVIGSRLQLNGESYEIVGVMPPEFRDFFAGQADLWAPVVFQPADFGDNRRTNEFLAFIGRLAPGVSESRAQAQMHELAAQLKATYTSSYSPDWDLQVTSLNDEARGGIRRSLFVLLGAVGFVLLIACANVANLQLARLAARSRELAVRVALGASPRRLVRQLLTESLLLSVAGGGLGLLIAAWGVPALVALNPRGLPAGAALRPDLVVLGFTLGVAILAGLLFGLVPALQTGHADVHESLKEGGRGAVSERRSLRLRRSLVVTTVALALTLLAGAGLLIRSFSKLVGVDPGFQPDRLLTFQVSLPAAKYANDTVRADALERLNEAIAAAPGVVAAGGTTVIPFGGSWGTASFNVEGYQLPPNAPMPWGDMRAVTPSYLAALRAPLKAGRQFTAADRLGGARVCIVDDVLARRFWPGADAIGRRITFNNLTDSNITWITVVGVVAHTLHTGFDDDRARVQVYFPLPQVPGLNFLGYVVRTRGDPMAAVPAVRAAVHSVDADLPLAAVNTMDALIAVRTGPRRFSVLLLSGFAALAMILASIGLYGVMSYVVTQRTRELGVRLALGAAARDVLALVLREGVRLAVLGVAIGLVAAVLLTRLMRSMLFGVGATDPATFVLAPVLLVAVAVLASYVPAMRATRVDPIEALRSE from the coding sequence GTGGACACGCTGATCCGGGACCTCCGCTACGCCGTCCGGACGCTCCTCAAGCGCCCCGGCTTCACGCTGGTCGCGGTGCTGACGCTCGCCCTCGGCATCGGCGCCAACACGGCGATTTTCACGGTGATCGACGCGGTCCTGCTCCGACCGCTGCCGTACGCGCAGCCGGACCGGCTGGTGGACATCAACCACTTCTATCCGTCGCTCAACAACCTCCGGGCCGGCGTCTCGGTGCCGGGGTTCCGCGACTACTCGGCGCGCCGCGACGTCTTCGAGCACTCGGCCGTCGAGACGCCGGCGGCGATGAACCTCACCGGCGCCGGCGAGCCGGAGCGCGTGAACCTGATCCGGGTGAGCGGCGACTTCTTCACGACGCTCGGCGTCGCCGCGGCGCTCGGCCGCACCCTGCGGCCCGACGAGGCGCAGGCCGGACACGACCACGTGGTGGTGCTGACCGACGGCTTCTGGAAGCGGAAGTTCGGCGCCGATCGCGGGGTGATCGGGAGCCGGCTGCAGCTGAACGGCGAGAGCTACGAGATCGTGGGCGTGATGCCGCCGGAGTTCCGGGACTTCTTCGCCGGCCAGGCCGATCTGTGGGCGCCGGTCGTCTTCCAGCCGGCCGACTTCGGAGACAACCGGCGCACCAACGAGTTCCTCGCCTTCATCGGCCGTCTGGCGCCTGGCGTCTCGGAGAGCCGGGCCCAGGCGCAGATGCACGAGTTGGCGGCGCAGCTGAAGGCCACGTACACGAGCAGCTACTCCCCGGACTGGGACCTCCAGGTCACGTCGCTGAACGACGAGGCGCGCGGCGGGATCCGGCGGTCGCTGTTCGTGCTGCTCGGCGCGGTGGGGTTCGTGCTGCTGATCGCGTGCGCCAACGTGGCGAACCTCCAGCTCGCCCGCCTTGCGGCGCGCTCGCGCGAGCTCGCGGTGCGCGTGGCCCTGGGCGCCTCGCCCCGCCGGCTGGTGCGCCAGCTCCTGACCGAGAGCCTGCTGCTGTCGGTGGCCGGCGGCGGCCTCGGCCTGCTGATCGCCGCCTGGGGCGTGCCGGCGCTGGTGGCCCTCAACCCGCGCGGCCTGCCGGCCGGCGCGGCGCTCCGCCCCGACCTGGTGGTGCTCGGCTTCACGCTCGGCGTGGCGATCCTGGCGGGGCTGCTGTTCGGCCTGGTGCCGGCGCTGCAGACCGGGCACGCGGACGTGCACGAGTCCCTCAAGGAGGGTGGGCGCGGTGCGGTGAGCGAGCGGCGGTCGCTGCGCCTCCGGCGCAGCCTGGTGGTCACGACCGTGGCGCTCGCCCTCACGCTGCTGGCCGGCGCCGGCCTGCTGATCCGCAGCTTCTCGAAGCTGGTGGGCGTGGACCCCGGGTTCCAGCCGGACCGCCTGCTGACCTTCCAGGTCTCGCTGCCGGCCGCGAAGTACGCGAACGACACGGTGCGCGCCGACGCTCTCGAGCGGCTCAACGAGGCGATCGCCGCGGCTCCCGGCGTCGTGGCGGCCGGGGGCACGACCGTGATCCCGTTCGGCGGCAGCTGGGGCACCGCCAGCTTCAACGTCGAGGGCTACCAGCTGCCGCCCAACGCGCCGATGCCGTGGGGTGACATGCGCGCGGTGACGCCGAGCTACCTCGCGGCGCTCCGGGCGCCGCTCAAGGCCGGTCGGCAGTTCACGGCGGCGGACCGGCTCGGCGGAGCGCGGGTCTGCATCGTGGACGACGTCCTGGCGCGGCGCTTCTGGCCCGGCGCCGACGCGATCGGCAGGCGGATCACGTTCAACAACCTCACCGACTCGAACATCACCTGGATCACGGTGGTCGGCGTGGTCGCCCATACGCTCCACACGGGCTTCGACGACGACCGCGCGCGGGTGCAGGTCTACTTCCCGCTGCCGCAGGTGCCGGGCCTCAACTTCCTCGGTTACGTGGTCCGGACCCGCGGCGATCCGATGGCCGCGGTGCCGGCCGTGCGGGCCGCGGTGCACTCGGTGGACGCCGATCTCCCGCTCGCGGCGGTCAACACGATGGACGCGCTGATCGCGGTGCGGACGGGGCCGCGGCGGTTCTCGGTGCTGCTGCTGAGCGGCTTCGCGGCGCTCGCGATGATCCTGGCGTCGATCGGCCTGTACGGCGTGATGAGCTACGTGGTGACCCAGCGCACCCGCGAGCTCGGCGTTCGCCTGGCCCTCGGGGCCGCGGCCCGCGACGTGCTCGCCCTGGTGCTGCGGGAGGGCGTGCGGCTCGCGGTCCTCGGCGTCGCCATCGGGCTGGTGGCGGCGGTCCTGCTGACGCGGCTGATGCGGAGCATGCTGTTCGGGGTCGGCGCCACCGATCCCGCGACGTTCGTCTTGGCGCCGGTGCTGCTCGTAGCCGTGGCGGTGCTCGCGAGCTACGTCCCCGCGATGCGGGCGACGCGGGTGGATCCGATCGAGGCGCTGAGAAGCGAGTGA